The DNA sequence tgtgatgtgttcgTATGAGTGCTTgtttgtctgtatgcatgattacgtgatttgttgatattttatggatttaaggaaattatttgatttaaacAAGGTTTATTTAGCCGTCgcatatttttataaaattatttgagtaAGATAAAGGTATGAGATTTGTTCAGTTATCTTCGTAATAATCAtgtagactttctaaaaatgatggacggatttatttggtgatcgttgcattttaaattgttttttatgtgataaagtgttattattagcacaaacttgtaaaaatcatataaaatcaaccgtacgctcaaaatcttattatgagtaatggttggaaagctaatttcgagattcacgttttaaaattatcattcatATCAAATTCATCTTTTCCGAGAGAGACATTTGCAAATCAAATTCGTTTTCTTTTAAGAATAAAAAGTGAATCAGAAATGAGATACCTAATTACCATACTACCCCTCCCTTGGTAGTATATAATCTCACCCACCTcctattttctttctttttacccgagcttctctcttctctttctttttctctcatttcttcatccctctcgggatttctctctctctcactctcggtacactctctcttcaatctctcacttgttcttcacTCTTTTTCGGTTATAAAACCATGATTGTGTGAGATTTTGTGAAATCTAcctatatacatacatgcatgtcACTATCTTCAAGTTTTTGAGAAAAACCAAAGTTGGATTTGGTGATTTTGAATTCGGTTTTCATGAAAACAAAAGAGTTTTGGTTCTTGAATGATTTAAAGTGAAGATGAGTGCTTGCATGTGTGTAATCACTTGAGAAAATCGGTGgttgaaggttggaaacccccgaatgggggcaccaccggtgatgaactccagTGAACCGGTGTTGAGCAATGATATTAAACACTGAGCTCTagtatttaatcaattattttgtgTTTGCATGTGATTTCTTTTGAAAGGCCGAATGGTTTTGTAGTTTACAAGTTAATGAGTTGATTCTTGTTGATTATAAATGTTAATCTAGCTTAATATTAAGAGATTATTGTGATTAAAGATGCAAAAGTTTGAAATTTAGTTTGCATGTGAGGATTCTTAGAAGAGGCCGAACGGTTCTTgtttttttttggaaaatcatGTTGATTTGTTGGTGCAAATGATCTATTGATGgttgttttataaattgtagaGTAATTAGAATGAGTTATAGTCCAAATTGATGCATGCATGTTGTGATTCTTGGAAATTTCGAATGTTTCTACTCGATTAAGTTGAATTAAGTGTTAAATTGAGTGATCATCCATGATTAcgtttaaattatgaatttaaatgagttgtaagaatgaaattaaactagtttgggatgatatacttgatgcatgtcaaataagggttttgcatgtttgattattgattgtgataagtgttaaggccgGATAGGCCATAGggaataaaggtcaaaacttgatttttggtaattgaaagaatgattgagtgtttatatgtgaaaatctttgattttgcttgttggattgttgttttggttcgaattaaagataaaagaaaaaggaaaattgagttgattgattttaaaagctataagtgatagctatggtcgtaaGTAATTTGCTATGAATGAAATTGTGTGTTCATATGAGTTATAAATGTTTGATTTGGAGAATAGTCAAGATTTAGCGAGTATAAGTTGGTGATCGAGTATATATATAgagatataaaggctatgagaaaagaatgtgttatgtgctatgtgtatgtgtgtatataagctatacttgtatagttcgagtcagaagtataatcgagttatcgtattgagtgaacgttccgagaacgagagttgagaaactgattaaggttttggttttgattgtagattcagaacgtgagggcattcaggataggaaagggaaaggtatactaggtggcagttgttcaacctttgtgaaacaggaaagcgaattcaggcaagtaactctaattacttgtgtaaatggttatagagagaatgttgttcataccatgtagagtattgaactgttaaaatgaagaaccctgttattgatttgagataccctgtctttgatcttgtaaaactgttactgataagcttattgattcaaccctttggtaacctatcTTTTCTGTTCAACTTATTTGTTATGCCATGAattgttataaaccctataattacctttacgaaccccttgtaatgatgccaAATTCTTTGATCACCATATCCCCTATTGATCCTTGGAACAgtctgattcttttaacttaagtaccttgttatcattgattcaaaacccctagaatttcatcttgtttatccttgattcatttccttaactttgaattcttgaaattgaatctaagaatgagtttcgacttgaaagagtccaaatgattccatattcttggtaatgataaaatgaatttagaaaacctactttttccaactcaaggttttccaaacgaattcctgatagattggattggacgtaagaggctagtgggactagtacagtcattgtaagaggctagcagggctagtccagtttaaggctgaaattatatCGTATGGTAgcttaaagaccggatggaggtcggtacgggctgatcacccgtattataatgaaatgaaaagataaagtggtccaatcaagggttctatattgattttaaaaaggaatttAAACTTCCTACCCAGTAATTGAttcttaaaaaaaaatgaaaatggtttatattgctttgaaaagagttgattgtgatattgtgaagtttaagctcgtgaaccctgattttattatgttgatcatataattggttccatatagtgaaatattgttgctttcctttctgaaagatctgttttgatcctttaatgatttgtgataaatatcggctttcaccctgcttcgAGCCTTGTCCCTTGAAAGCCCCgcatttttccttcataacccgAAAAATgaaaatctgccacctagaacaaataaagtagaatgccctgagattaaaaagtatattgtggattttatatcgcAGAattgctttatagttacttgctgagtattatactcatatgttttgttttaatctaaccatggtagttaagcaagaagatggtcaggtttaggcgcactgctcgtaagagcgtacctggtggtccctaccgtgttgagggcttccggttgccagagcaggtagtggtgtttTTGAGTGAGAAAGCACTTAGCCAAaaggttgtaaagatacaatgggttatctgtcggttccaagccggaatcaattatgtttaattaatattattttggggttataagttatattttatggttggtagttataatcttgtctcatactttatcctgtttgatcatgttagtagttaatcagagtttatgcttatttaattattagattaaaggtgcgtgggtccttatttcctaacccgagattgagggcgtcacaatatAAATGGAGCTCCGGGAAGTGTGTTTCGAGTTGGATTATCTATAGCACACTGCAAGAAAAACGTCAATAGAGAACGGTTATGCACTGATGTGAATAGACAACGGTGATGCGCAGTATTTCTTCACAAAGAGACATACTTGCATAGTTGTATGTTTCTGTACTATTTCTACTTCTTATTATTGTATCACTGTGTTTTCTTAAACATTCCTTAATTACCGCTTATCGTTAAAATAGTGTTGCTTAAGTTTGTTTCCTTAATTTCATTGACAAACACAAAACAACATAAATCACCATCTATATGATTTGAGGAACATAGTCTGTGAAACTACCACTTCAGCAGTATAAGACGATATCGAATTTAGCTAATTTCTGCATATAGCAGGATGATCAAATAAGAAGTAGGGAGGTGGACAAGGGGTGAGAAATTTATATTGAACCAAATCACTTGGGAGAATCCTAGGCAACTCCAGTGTAAATATTAGCTTTTTATATGTACTTAATGCTTAAGTGTTCATCTATAATCTGGTTTTAGATCTGACAATTGTTATTTGCCGTTCCAAACAGCCATACTGAACAACCGACTAACAACCAAATAGAGAATGTTGTGCTTaaaatagtatagtatagattctCAGAGACCGATCAGTTTAATATGAGCTGAACAAGTTAGTTTAGCATACTTCAAAAGCTAAGAAAGCAAAACTTGTGTAAAGATTAGAAATGCAGATTATAATCTACAACAGAGGAATAAACTTTGTACGAGTCGAGTTCACGAGTCCATGCATCAATCACGACAGTCTCTATCTTTGCCGTCCACTGTGATTATGGAAACAGCTCAACTCATGGAAATGTCGCGATCAATTAAGTTATGAAGATGGATTCTTAAGAAGAAAAGCTAGAATCATGTCCATTAAAAAGATCAATAATGTATCATGCTGGAAAGATAAAAGAGAATAGAATTATAGTGGTAGTCCATGCTTTAGAAAGGCAAAGCCATCATGTCAGATGCATAAAAGAAAAAAGTTAAGCATGATAAAGATACATTTCTACTCTGTTGTGGCTTGGAGCGGGACATTTTTCACTTTCACAACTTGTACATTCACGAGAAAAGGTATAAATTCTAATGCAATCGAGTTAATTGTATCAAGTATATCTAACTCGGAAGTAGAATATGGGGATTCAGATATAGACGGACATTACACGTAGACGCGTAATAGCCTTTTGACTGCAACAACTGAAATAATTGTAACTCGAACTTTCAAATTTCAATAAAGCACAAGGTTTTAACATTGATCCAGGATAATCGGTACTTTTTGATATTGAGATTGTTGATTACACGAAAAATATTACTTTAAAGCATAGAGTTTAATAGGCTGATTATCTTAGTTTGAACGAAGACACGGGGTGTTTGAGCATTTAAATTTCTGTGACTGAACATCACCCCTCAAGGCATTTagagttataatttttttacaGGTTTTTAATGGACAGTAAAAATCAATAAGCCACTGTGAATATATAGGTCTTTTACTGAAACATCCCTGGTTCTTTTAACTTTATGAGAAGGGGACCTAAACACAGTTACCCACTGATGATGGAATTGTTCCCAGTATTTATAACCAAGACAAAAGCTCTTTTCAACTGACAAGACTCCACTTAAGCTTCTCAAATGATAATTAAAAGTACTCGGCTCTTGAATGAAATCTAAAGTCGACCTGATGAGATTTTGTATGGTGAAATAATGAATGTAGCATAGTTTTTAGGTTCTGTTTATCAACAATAAAAAGATAGTGccaaattatattatttaaaataatggTATGTCTGACCACACATGTCAATTACATAATTTTCATGAAGTTGATGAGTAGTTTGAGTTGTAGTTTTAATAATCAACTCAATCTAGGAAAATATTGTGGAAAGTTACTTGTGGGGTCAATTCTAAAGTGAGTGTGGTCCATTGCCTTTGTCTGGATGCCCTAATGCCTTACTTATTGCATGGTGGTGAACAAATGAATACATCATATCATGGGCTACACTGTCCCCCCTCTGCTTTGCATCTCATTTTACAGACACAAAAATTTCAGATGCAATGGCTAAGGTATGGGCTTCCATCTCACAAAAAAACAGATGGGGGTAATTACATGGACAGATATTCATATGTTCCTATGTGAAACAGACATACTAATCCGTAATCCGTGTTGTATCCGGTGCACAAGACTCCGTAGCATGATCACTAAAGAGTTTCTACGGAACTGTTTTTAGTGATCGAATTCTTACTTATGGATTAAGTCCTCTAACCGACACATATATTCACTGTAAATTAGGATACTTAACTGTACCTTTCACCAAAGGATAATAGATAAGAGGAACAGACAACAGACTACAGTTTCTCATTTTACTTAACTTTTTTGCTCAATAATAAGATGCTTTTGGTTGATGATAAATGAAATAATAGAAGTAGTTGAAGAACTCAAAAACAACAACAGTACTTTCATTGCTTAAATGTCTCATCAGCTTTTATTCTGACTTCACACACAACAGCCTCCACTAATATTTCTCTTTCTCAATCTTATCTCCCATCAGTTTCCATTTTATTTCTTCACCAAATTTAGTAAACACCTATAATACTAACACTCAGTCCTGTCTTCAGATTACCATTCTCATCCTATAATAACTGAATCCTACTAGCTCCTGCCAAGAAGTTCTAGACATTTTTAGGTATGTCTCTATGATGATTTACTATCTTTCACTTTGTTGCCTTCAGAAATATCTACTTTAGATATATTTGTGTACAAATTTCTTGAATGATTTTAATAGTAATTGCTGCTTCTTGTGTTTCAGTCTCTTACTTCTTTTGGTTGGTATTATTATGTTTGCTTCAAagtattcaattttttttaaatcttcTGAGGTCTTGAAATTGATGAGAAATATCGACACAAGATTTGTTTTTAGCTTAATTATAGAATTGAATATGGTAGTGATGATATTGATGCCTTGATCTGTGTTTTAAACTTCTGCAATACATGCAGTAGCAGCTATGTAAATTAGACCACCTTTAGTGAAACTCTAAAAAATTATGATGTCTGTTGCTTAAAAACAGAGAGCAGATTTGCAAGTTGCTAGATGAATCATAAAAATCCACAGGTCATATCTTTTTGTTTACATGATAGATGTACTTAAATTTTACATGCCTGGTCACAATTGTAACTGCATAAATCTAGGACTGGATCTTTAATTTGTAGTAATATCTGCTTATAGGGGCAGTCAGAGTGAGAATTTGAATTAAACACCTGGTAAAATCAAATTCTCCGGGAATTATCTATCGAAGATTCATCCAAGAGAAGTCCCAATAGGAACCCCTGGAATTTTTATTGCCTGTAATTATAGGTTTTCTCTTCCTTGACCTGGCTGAACCATGTAGAAGTCTATAATTCTCACTTCAACTATTAGTAAAATGAAATTGATCCACCTGAATATGTTGCTCGTCGTTTATTGTTACATAGTTTCAGATCTTATTCAGTAAGATAAAGGCTAATTTGGCACATGTATTCCAGCAGTAGTCTCTTTTGATTTTGAACGCAAGTTAAGGACGCCCGTTAGATGCTCTGATCTGACTATACCTTATCCCCACTTTAGTTCAACAAACATGTTGGAATGGTAGAGTAATGGTTTCTGGTTACAACATTAACCACTTGATAGTTTTTATGACTATGTGTGCTTCTCTTTTATTAGCTTCATGGTGTCCATTGTATAAGTTAAAAGGTGTATATTTATCACTGCTCTGAGTAGGCTGTTACGTATTTTATATGTTACATACTAAGCTCCCTGCGTTAAATAATCTGGATCAAATTATTGCAGGCAAAGAGTTCTGCTTGAAGTGAGCAAAAAAATTGAAACTTTACCACATCAGTGTAAATAATCCCTTCTGGTTTTCTAACCTGGACTAGGCTCGGACCATTTCACATCACTGCTCTGGCCATGATGCAGCCTCCATATAAAACTTTTGAATCTGAAGATGACTCTGAAGTCACCAGCCAGGTAGCCTCCAACGTTTCCATCTATGACAAATCACAGGGATCCAATTACAGCACCCCAACTTCTTCCTGCCTCACAAATCCTATGCAGTTTCAAAATCCAGGATTCGCTACTCTTGACTTAACTCTAGGCTTCAATTACTCAACTACGGAGACAACAGATGATGACCAAATGCATGATCATAATATCGAGGAAAATGCTCCCCATATGCCTCCAGGCACAATGCCTAGAGTTTTTTCTTGCAATTATTGCAGGCGGAAATTTTACAGCTCGCAAGCTCTAGGTGGACATCAAAATGCACACAAAAGAGAGAGGACGTTGGCAAAAAGGGCAATGCGTATGGGAATATTATCAGATAGGTACGCAAGCTTGGCTTCTCTTCCACTACATGGCTCTGCATTTAGGTCTTTAGGAATCGAAGCTCATGCCTCAGTGCATCACGGAGTTGTTCCACCAGTTAGGCCTCCTTTTCATGGAGCAAAATTTGACCAAGGATACTGTGGATTGCCAGTGTTTGTGGAGGAAGATGAAGCTGAAATGTTTTGGCCAGGCAGCTTTCGACAAATTGAACAGAGAGGCAATGCTCATGTTTTGTCTGGTTTTGAGTTGGGACAAAATTCCAACTTTATGACCATGGCTCCACAGCCTCCACCACCTCAACCAGAATTTTCTCAACCTGATCTTACCTTGAAACTCTAAATCATCTTTAACTTCTTTGGGTATTTTTGCTTTTTCTTAGTTGCAATACATTAATTTCTCTAGATTTAATATTTTCTTTGTACAGTAACACCTAGAAAAAGTTTCAAATTGGGTGTGAACTTTAGTATTTTACTTTTCATGATGTTGTTTACAATATGAACTATTCCAGTGTTGTATAAGATGCAAGAATCTATAAAATTTCTGGGCTATAATTTGACTGATATTACAACACTGACTTGGGCTTTAATTTCCTTTTTTTCAATGAAATGATAATTGTGGAAATTTATATGCTCACGCACTCATGTACCGCACCGGGAAAGTAACATCGACTTCTTAGCAGGGGCGGACCCACTGTAAGACCGGGGTGGCCTTGGTCCCCCCATTTTTTCAGCAGCCTGGTAGTAGTATTGAGTGTGATGtatataaatgttttatattGTATAAAATGGCCCCTCCAACTTGAGTTTATAATTCATTCGACTAGATTTTAGAAATATATCTAAAACGTGGTCTATATAAAGCCCAATAAACTAGTAGAAGTAAGAAAGAAACAATTATTCACAACACTTCCTCTCTGCTTGTCTCAGTTTGTCTCAGCCACGAGTTTAGTTAAAAACAAGCTTTGCAATAAAATGCAATATGAATATCTCATTGATTGTCTAACTTTGTATCCGGAAAAAAAACTGTTCGTACTATCACTTTCGAGACTTGAAAGAGCAAAAATCTTTATTTTAATGTAATACTTATGATAATATAATAATATACTCTTTtggtaaaaaaaaaaattgcccCCTTCGTGGACTGAGTGTGCATCCACCCTTCttcttagagcatctccaacagATATTTTCAAGGGGTTGCCGAATCTTATGCGGCATGACATTCTTGATTGTCAATCTATTGGAGTTGTATGGTTGTCAAGAGGTTGCCTACCAAAATTGCCAAAACTTGACAACTTCCTATAATGGTTAAAATACATATACAAATGCAAAAAGTTTATTTTAATAATGTCGTTTTTAGTTTATGAGTCATTTACAATTTAATTTAAGGGACCACATAGGCAACAATTAAAGATTGCTAATTATTGGAGTAGAATGTTGCCAATTTGATATAAAATtgagtaaaaataaaatattaatatatatgatgATTTGATAAAGTTGTCAATTAATTTGACAACTCATTATTGGAGATGCTTTTAGTAGCAGAACAGTATAATGG is a window from the Apium graveolens cultivar Ventura chromosome 1, ASM990537v1, whole genome shotgun sequence genome containing:
- the LOC141678965 gene encoding zinc finger protein 4-like codes for the protein MMQPPYKTFESEDDSEVTSQVASNVSIYDKSQGSNYSTPTSSCLTNPMQFQNPGFATLDLTLGFNYSTTETTDDDQMHDHNIEENAPHMPPGTMPRVFSCNYCRRKFYSSQALGGHQNAHKRERTLAKRAMRMGILSDRYASLASLPLHGSAFRSLGIEAHASVHHGVVPPVRPPFHGAKFDQGYCGLPVFVEEDEAEMFWPGSFRQIEQRGNAHVLSGFELGQNSNFMTMAPQPPPPQPEFSQPDLTLKL